The following nucleotide sequence is from Tolumonas lignilytica.
ACTGTATTGATGGTATGAGCAGGTTGCGAGGGTGCTGTTTTGAAGCTTTGGCCAAATGATTTGCCCCCACCAAATTTTTTTGCTTCCGCATGCTCCGAGAACAATGAGATACTGAAGATTAATGAAAAAATAGTGAGCATGGAAAACAACTTACGCATACTTTTATCCTTGATGATTACATTGTGTAACATCCTATCCTGAAGTAGCGAACCGTCAATTCATTTAGTTAAGTTGCTCTTTTCGGAAAAAACGAAATATTTTCTAGAAATAGAAAATTTATCAGAAATAAAAACCCCTCGGCTAGGCGAGGGGTTAAGCAAAGATAAGTGAATAGCTGATTAGTTAGCTTTAATCCACTGATCCATATCAGTTTTTAGGTTATCTGATTTAGTACCAAAAATAGCCTGAACACCAGTACCTGCAATGACAACGCCTGCTGCACCTAAAGATTTCAGTTTGGTTTGATTAACATTTTCTGTGCTTTTTACACTAACACGCAGACGTGTAATACAAGCGTCCAGATTGGTAATGTTTTCTTTACCACCGAAGGCGTGAACTAATTCGCCAGCCAATTCTGTGCCTGATAATTCTGCATTGTCAGCAGATTCGTCTTCGCGACCTGGTGTTTTCAGATCTAGGAACTTGATGACTGCACGGAATACTGAGTAATAAACAGCGGCATAGCATACACCGATCATTGGGAACATGATCAAGTTGCTACCTTTGTTGCCTATTACACTCAAGACCAAGAAGTCGATCAGGCCATGTGAAAAGCTGGTACCTGCACTCATATTCAACGTGATACATACCACGAATGCCAGACCAGCCAATACTGCATGAATTGCATAAAGAACTGGTGCAACGAACATGAATGAGAATTCGATTGGTTCAGTGATACCGGTTAGGAATGAAGTCAGCGCAGCTGAAATCATGATACCGCCAACTTTAGCCCGGTTTTCTGGTTTAGCACTATGCCAAATTGCAATAGCGGCAGCAGGTAGACCGTACATTTTGAACAGGAAGCCGCCAGCTAATTTACCTGCAGTAGGATCGCCAGCGATAAAACGAGGAATGTCACCGTGAAAAACTTGCCCTGCAGCATTAGTGAATGAGCCTACTTGCATTTGGAATGGTACGTTCCAAATATGGTGCAGGCCAAAAGGAACTAATGCGCGTTCAACAACACCGTAGATGCCGAATGCCAATGTTGGATTCTGATATGCAGCCCATTGTGAGAATACGTCAATTGCATGACCAATTGGTGGCCAAATAAAGGACAGAACAACTGCAGCTAGAATTACAGAGAAACCTGTAATGATAGGTACGAAGCGTTTACCAGCGAAGAAACCTAAATATTCAGGTAACTGGATACGATAAAAACGGTTGAACATGAACGCGGCAATTGCACCAGCGATGATACCACCTAACACACCGGTGTTAGACATGTGCTCTACCGCCACAGCGTAGTCTGGTGCTGATGGGGCAATACCTGCAATGAATGGTGCAGCAACGGTCATGGTTTTGGTTAAAATAGCATAACCCACTGTTGCCGCTAATGCTGCTACCCCATCGTTGTTTGTAAAACCAAGGGCAACACCAATCGCGAAAATGAGCGCCATGTTGCCAAAAACAGCGCCGCCGGCCTGAGCCATTATTTGAGAAACAACTGCTGGTAACCAGCTAAAGTTAGCAGAACCGACGCCTAGCAGGATACCAGCAACAGGCAGCACGGATACCGGTAACATCAGCGACTTACCGACTTTTTGCAAATTTGCAAATGCATTACTCATTTAAAACTCCTGATGAGTGTTTTGATGGGAAATCCAGAAAATTTTTTATAGTCATTAATTGTGATTAGATCTTTGCTAATAATTAAAGCGTCAGCAGTGACGCTTTAATAAAAATGAAGCATAGATCGTAAATGCCATTTTCGAGAACATACCGTGAAAAAACAAGAGATTAAGATGTAAGTTATTATTAATAATATGATTTACGGTTTCGTGTTGTAGCTTTACATTCATGTTTTTTACAAAACACATCACATCGAAAGTTAATGTAATTGATTTTTTGCTTGTTTTCCCTTCATTTGAAACTTCAATTGAAATTCATTCCTAATGGAAGGAATGAATACACAAAGAATGAATGTTTATTAAATATGAAATGTTGTTACGAAATGAATTAATTTAAATTGTTTATTGATTTGTGAGCAATAAAAAACCCCTCCGAAGAGGGGTTAAAAATGGAAACCTAAGTTGTTATGTAATTAGTGGGTTTTAATCCAGTGATCCATATCAGTTTTCAGGTTGTCTGATTTAGTACCGAAAATTGCTTGTACACCAGAACCTGCAACTACAACACCTGCTGCGCCCAGCGCTTTCAGTCTTGCTTGATCCACTTTTGCAACTTCTTTCACGCTAACACGCAGACGAGTGATACATGCATCCAGGTTGGTGATGTTGTCTTTACCGCCGAAAGCATGAACCAGTTCACCAGACATTTCAGTTGCATCCATGGCCAGGTCTTCAGCAGTTTCATCTTCACGACCAGGAGTTTTCAGATCCAGTGCCACAATTGCTACACGGAATACTGTGTAGTAGATCGCTGCGTAGATCAAACCGACGATTGGGAACATCCAGCCTTTGGTTGATTGAGAGAACAGCACAATGAAGTCAATCAAACCGTGAGAGAAGGTAGTACCGTGTTTCATACCCAGCAGAATCATCACTACGAACGCTGAACCAGCCAGCAGAGCGTGGATTGCATACAGAACTGGAGCAACGAACAAGAATGCAAATTCGATTGGTTCGGTGATACCGGTCAGGAATGAAGTCAGCGCAGCTGAAATCATGATACCGCCGATACGAGCACGATGTTCTGGTTTTGCAGTGTGCCACATAGCGATAGCAGCAGCAGGCAGACCGTACATTTTGAACATGTAACCACCAGCCAGGTTACCCGCAGTTGGGTCACCAGCGATGTAACGAGCGATTTCACCGTGGAATACCTGACCAGCAGCATTGGTGTATTCACCTACTTCGAAGAAGAATGGTGCGTTCCAAATGTGGTGCAGACCAAATGGGATCAGTGAACGCTCAACGATGCCGTAGATACCGAATGCCAGTGCTGGGTTTTGGTACGCAGCCCAATGGGAGAAGGCTTTGATTGCGCCACCGATTGGAGGCCAAATGAAAGCAAGTACAACACCAGCAACAATGGCTACGATACCAGTTGACAATGGAACGAAACGTTTACCGGCAAAGAAGCCCAAGTAGTCAGGCAGTTCAATACGGTAGAAACGGTTAAACATATATGCAGCAATACCGCCAGCGATAACGCCGCCCAGAACACCGACGTTTGAAACGTTTTCAGCTTGTGCTGCGAAATCAGCAGCAGTTGGGTTTAAACCAGCCAGCAAGGGAGCAACAACGCTAACTGTTTTGGTCAGAATGAAGTAACCAACGGCTGCAGCCAGACCTGCAACACCATCATTTTTGGTGAAACCTAAAGCTACACCGATTGCGAATAACAATGCCATGTTACCGAAAACGGCACCACCGGCTTGTTCCATGATTGATGATAAAGTTGCTGGCAGAACACTGAATTTTGCTGCACCGACGCCCAGCAGAATACCTGCTACTGGCAGTACGGATACAGGCAGCATCAATGCCTTACCGACTTGTTGAAGATTTGCGAACAAATTTTTCATATAAATGAGCTCCTGAGGAGTGTGCGTCCTATTAATGGATTGAATTACACGGGTTTCAATTAAAAGAAACCGCTATTTATATTCTGTGTATTTCAACAAGGTTTATGATAGTTGAATTAATTTTTCTAAGAAGCGAATAAATAAAGAAATAAAATACAGATCACATAGATGATTGTTTCTTATTTATTGCGTTAGAAACAATAATAGGTAATAGGTAACTTATTATATCTAATATATTTTTATGTGTTTCTTTGTGTCTTTATATTTTGCTTTGTATTTTGATGTTTCTGATTGAAACACTTTGTAACAAGTGTGATTGCGGTAAACTGTATATAGAGCAGAAATAATTAGATTGGGCTGCAACAAATATATAGATTGGTGCGGTTGTCATAAATTTAAAGTCCCAATCAGTGAAATAATTGGGACATCAAATTAATTAAAAATTATTCAACGCTATATGGCACAGGAATTAGCGTTAATGTACTGGTTTGATCGTTTTCTACTCTAAATATGCTATCTGGCAGCGTATCACTTGGTAACACTACACTTAACAGTACTTGATTCTTTTGTTGCCATACGTCGAGAATAGTTCCACTAATCCGCCAATGCTCACCGACCTGGCGTTCTATCACTGTTTCAGTTGTTATGGGCTGATTGACGCTCCCTTTTAGAATATAAAGAGCTCGATTATTTGCTCCACGATACTTCGCTCTGGCTACAATTTCTTGGCCGGTATAGCATCCTTTGGTAAAACTAATGCCGTGCAAAGCCTGAAGGTTGAGTGCTTGGGGGATAAATTCTGTTTGGGTTTGCTTACTGAGCTGTGGAATACCATCAATAATATCAAGAGCTTTCCAATTGACCGCAATGCATTCTGGAAGGGATAGATTCAGCGGTTGTTCTTTCTCTTTCAGGAAAAACCAACGATCTGGATTTATTTGAATCCAGTTTATTTCAGTAAATGACCCCGACTTGACTTGTGTTGCTTGCCAGATATCAGTTCCAGCACCAGCTATCCCTAATATGTCATATTGTTCACTGACGTCACTGATTGTGACTTTGGAAAATACAGCATATTTTTTTAATTCAGCCAGTTGAACATCCGCTAACTCTTTTTTGTAGAGCATTAATAGGTCTTGGTTACGCTTCAGCAATCGAAATACCGCCAGAACTTTACCTTTAGGCGTGCAATGAGCGCCTAATGTGCTTTGCCCTATAGGTAATGCAGTTACATCACAAGTAACTTGTCCATTCAGATATTTCTCTGCATCAGGACCTTCCAGGCGGATCACAGCTATATCATTCAAGTGATATACACTAGGCTCTGAAGGGAATAAAAATTTTTCATTCATCATGTTTTTCCACTGAAGGATGGTAATTCATGGTAAATAACGGACTATTGTTTGTCAGCTGATATTGCTGAGATTATTAAGAGGAATCATCATATGAACGCTGATTTATCACGGCTTCGATGGGCTTGTCGCAGAGGGATGCTTGAATTGGATACAATTCTTGCTCCTTTCCTAGAACATGAGTATCCAGAACTCTCTGATGTTTTACAGCGTGATTTCCAACGTGTACTGAATTGTTCTGATCTCGAGTTATATCGATGTTTGCTTCGGGCTGAAACACCATCAGATTTATCATTACAATCAATATTGGGAGTCATTCGTGAAAAACATCAGGCACGTCATTCGAGTTGAACCATCACATCATCATCAATTGTTTTTAGTGATTGGTCATATCATTGTTGGATGGTTGGCGTGGACAGGTTTGCATGGTCATTTGTGGCTGGTCTTTTTTATCATGTGGGGCGGTTCACTTTTCTGGTCTTTATATCAGGCCTATCACCGCCAATTTGAATTTGAAATGCGCGGGGATGAAATTTTTATGGATGGGAAGTTTTACCATGTCATGCCTGCATCTAAAGTAGGATATGGTTTTCTCTGGCTGGTTTTACATGGCGATAAGGTAACGCATTTATGGTTGTTTTCTGACAGCATGGACGAAGCCGAATACCGCCGGATTGCCCGGCGGATCAATATGCGAACTCAGTAATCCCCAGGGATCAGAATGGTTGGTGCTGGGTTATCCTGTTGTTCAGGGTAATCCAGATTGTAATGTAATCCTCTAGATTCTTTACGCGCCATGGCTGAGCGAACAATTAGCTCTGCAACTTGTAATAGATTACGCAGTTCCAATAGATTATTTGAAACTCGGAAGTTGGCATAATATTCATGAACTTCCTGTTTAAGCAGATCAATGCGTCGTTTAGCGCGTTCTAATCTTTTATTGGTTCGCACAATTCCAACATAGTCCCACATGAACAACCGCAGTTCATGCCAGTTATGCTGGATGACGACTTCTTCATCTGAGTTTGAGACCTGACTTTCGTCCCATGCTGGTAACGATGGCGGCATACTGCTCATGGGTAAATGAGCTTGTATGTCTTTAGCTGCAGATTGAGCAAAAACAATACATTCCAGAATGGAGTTAGATGCCATACGGTTGGCGCCATGTAAACCGGTATAAGAAACCTCACCGATGGCATAAAGACCTGGGATATCTGTTTGCCCGAATCGGTCACTCATCACCCCGCCACAGGTATAGTGTGCCGCTGGAACAACAGGAATTGCCTGCTGAGTAATGTCAATTCCCAGTTTGAGGCAGCGTTCATAAATAGTTGGAAAATGCTTACGGACGAAATCAGCTGGTTTATGGCTAATGTCTAGGAACATGCAATCAGCTCCCAGGCGTTTCATCTCATAATCAATAGCGCGAGCGACGATATCTCGGGGTGCCAGTTCTGCACGAGAATCAAATTCAGGCATAAAACGAGAGCCATCGGGCCGTTTCAGCAGTGCACCCTCACCTCGTAATGCTTCGGTCAGCAAAAAGTTACGGTCATCGGGATGAAAAAGCGTCGTAGGGTGGAATTGATTAAATTCCATATTGGCTACTCGACAACCGGCACGCCATGCCATAGCAATTCCATCACCGGAACTGACATCAGGATTTGAGGTATATTGATAAACCTTGGAGGCGCCGCCTGTAGCGAGAGCAACAAAACGGGCTCTGACGGTTTCAACCTGTTCTTTGGTGCGATTCCAAATATAAGCGCCTAATATCCGGTTGCCTGGAATCCCCAGTTTTCGCGTAGTGATGAGGTCAACCGCGTTGAATCGCTCCATTAATTGGATGTTCGGATGTTGTTTTACCCGATCAACTAATGTGACTTCTACATATTTGCCGGTAGAGTCGGCAGAGTGAAAGATGCGGCGATGACTATGCCCACCTTCTCGTGTCAGGTGATATGCAGGCTCTCCATCTTCAGATGTGTTTTCTTCTTTATCAAAAGGGACGCCTTGCTGAATGAGCCAGTCAATAGACTCTTTTGCATTTTCTGCGGTGAACTCTACAATAGCTTTATCGCATAATCCGGCACCGGCATTTAATGTGTCGTTGACATGTGATTCGATGCTATCTGTTTCTTCAGCTACAGCAGCGATGCCTCCTTGGGCATAATAGGTTGCCCCTTCACTTAAGGGTCCTTTGCTCAATATCATCACTTTTGCATGATCCGCTAAGCGTAATGCTAAAGTGAGGCCTGCGGCACCACTGCCAATGATCAAAACATCGCAGGAGTATTCAACATTCTGTTTCATAAGTATCATTGGCCTTGATGATGAAAGCTTTATACTAGCCCAACTGATGGTCAGGTGCAGCCCGGATCACGTTTTTTTGCGGAGAATAGAACTTTTCTCCAAAAATACTGTCTCACTAAGTGCGCTACTTCGGGCCGATAGTGCAAATCAGGAGGAAATCGGCGTCGATATGAGCGATATAGAGATCGATCAACAGTTGGTTGAGCGAGTACAAAAAGGTGACAAGCAGGCATTTAATCTGTTGGTGACAAAATATCAGCGGAAAATAATGAATCTGGTGAGTCGTTATGTGAGCAATCCAGGTGATACTGCTGATGTGGTTCAGGAAGTATTTATCAGTGCTTATCGTTTCTTGCCTTCATTCAGAAATGACAGTGCTTTTTATACTTGGTTGTATCGCATTGCAGTGAATACGGCAAAAAACTATTTGGTTTCAAATGGCCGTCGTCCACCAGGAATGGATGTAGATATTGCTGATGCAGAACAATATGACTCAGGTGATGCATTACGGGACATTGCAACTCCGGAACGGTTGCTTTCATCTGAACAGGTGCGTCAAACAGTCATCAATGCACTGCAGTCGTTACCTGAAGATTTAAGAACTGTGATTACATTACGGGAAATAGAAGGGTTAAGTTACGAAGAGATTGCCGAGGTTATTGATTGTCCTGTAGGCACTGTTCGTTCTCGTATTTTCCGTGCACGAGAAGTTATTGATAATCGTCTTAAGGCCGTACTGCAGGGAATAGATTAGGATTATCCTGCTTTGAAATGGAGTAACGGGTTAGTATGACAACATCAAAAGAACATGTTTCCGCTTTGATGGATAATCAGTTGCAATCTGAACAGACGTTGAATGCACTACTGAATGATCCTTCTACCTTTGAAACTTGGGAGCGTTATCATCTTATTGGTGATGCATTACGTGATGAATTGCCTAATCAGCTTGATTTGATGCTTTCTCAACGAATTGCTGATGCTTTAGAGCAAGAAACGATGATTGTGAAACCTGAACGTCATCTCTTTGCGGTAGTTAAGCCCAATGTGAAACGTTTTGTACAGGTTGCTGGACAATATGCGATTGCAGCTTCAGTTGCGCTGGCGGTATTGGTCGGTATTAATCAGCAGCACGATAACCTGGCTGGGATCAAGCAAGGGCCGGTATTAAATACTGTGCCTATTGGTGGTTCAGCTACACCGGTGAGCGTAAATTACAATCCTGAGCATGTGCATGCATTGCCATCTTCATCAGTCATGACTGAGCAGCAATTGCAAGCTGAGCGTCAACGGATTGCTCGATATATTCAGGATCATCAATTACAACAGCGTTTATCTCCCATTGAGCGGTAATTGAATTTTGAAGTCTCGCATTATTTTGGTTTGTTTTACCCTCATCTGCTCTATCACTAAAGCCTCTGCTGAACCATCTGCTGAGGCTTTGTTATTTCAGATGCAACGTGGGTATCATCACAACAATTTTGAATTGGTAATGGCGCATATACTACAAAATACGCTTGAACCTTTGCGTCTTACCCATGGTTGGAATGACCGTACAGAAATAACGCATCTGTTGGCTTTAAGTGGTCGTCCAGTCGAATATCTGGGGAAAAACAAACAAGTTACGTTCGC
It contains:
- the ptsG gene encoding PTS glucose transporter subunit IIBC, which produces MSNAFANLQKVGKSLMLPVSVLPVAGILLGVGSANFSWLPAVVSQIMAQAGGAVFGNMALIFAIGVALGFTNNDGVAALAATVGYAILTKTMTVAAPFIAGIAPSAPDYAVAVEHMSNTGVLGGIIAGAIAAFMFNRFYRIQLPEYLGFFAGKRFVPIITGFSVILAAVVLSFIWPPIGHAIDVFSQWAAYQNPTLAFGIYGVVERALVPFGLHHIWNVPFQMQVGSFTNAAGQVFHGDIPRFIAGDPTAGKLAGGFLFKMYGLPAAAIAIWHSAKPENRAKVGGIMISAALTSFLTGITEPIEFSFMFVAPVLYAIHAVLAGLAFVVCITLNMSAGTSFSHGLIDFLVLSVIGNKGSNLIMFPMIGVCYAAVYYSVFRAVIKFLDLKTPGREDESADNAELSGTELAGELVHAFGGKENITNLDACITRLRVSVKSTENVNQTKLKSLGAAGVVIAGTGVQAIFGTKSDNLKTDMDQWIKAN
- the ptsG gene encoding PTS glucose transporter subunit IIBC yields the protein MKNLFANLQQVGKALMLPVSVLPVAGILLGVGAAKFSVLPATLSSIMEQAGGAVFGNMALLFAIGVALGFTKNDGVAGLAAAVGYFILTKTVSVVAPLLAGLNPTAADFAAQAENVSNVGVLGGVIAGGIAAYMFNRFYRIELPDYLGFFAGKRFVPLSTGIVAIVAGVVLAFIWPPIGGAIKAFSHWAAYQNPALAFGIYGIVERSLIPFGLHHIWNAPFFFEVGEYTNAAGQVFHGEIARYIAGDPTAGNLAGGYMFKMYGLPAAAIAMWHTAKPEHRARIGGIMISAALTSFLTGITEPIEFAFLFVAPVLYAIHALLAGSAFVVMILLGMKHGTTFSHGLIDFIVLFSQSTKGWMFPIVGLIYAAIYYTVFRVAIVALDLKTPGREDETAEDLAMDATEMSGELVHAFGGKDNITNLDACITRLRVSVKEVAKVDQARLKALGAAGVVVAGSGVQAIFGTKSDNLKTDMDHWIKTH
- the ygfZ gene encoding tRNA-modifying protein YgfZ; its protein translation is MMNEKFLFPSEPSVYHLNDIAVIRLEGPDAEKYLNGQVTCDVTALPIGQSTLGAHCTPKGKVLAVFRLLKRNQDLLMLYKKELADVQLAELKKYAVFSKVTISDVSEQYDILGIAGAGTDIWQATQVKSGSFTEINWIQINPDRWFFLKEKEQPLNLSLPECIAVNWKALDIIDGIPQLSKQTQTEFIPQALNLQALHGISFTKGCYTGQEIVARAKYRGANNRALYILKGSVNQPITTETVIERQVGEHWRISGTILDVWQQKNQVLLSVVLPSDTLPDSIFRVENDQTSTLTLIPVPYSVE
- a CDS encoding succinate dehydrogenase assembly factor 2, encoding MLELDTILAPFLEHEYPELSDVLQRDFQRVLNCSDLELYRCLLRAETPSDLSLQSILGVIREKHQARHSS
- a CDS encoding protein YgfX: MKNIRHVIRVEPSHHHQLFLVIGHIIVGWLAWTGLHGHLWLVFFIMWGGSLFWSLYQAYHRQFEFEMRGDEIFMDGKFYHVMPASKVGYGFLWLVLHGDKVTHLWLFSDSMDEAEYRRIARRINMRTQ
- the nadB gene encoding L-aspartate oxidase, with amino-acid sequence MKQNVEYSCDVLIIGSGAAGLTLALRLADHAKVMILSKGPLSEGATYYAQGGIAAVAEETDSIESHVNDTLNAGAGLCDKAIVEFTAENAKESIDWLIQQGVPFDKEENTSEDGEPAYHLTREGGHSHRRIFHSADSTGKYVEVTLVDRVKQHPNIQLMERFNAVDLITTRKLGIPGNRILGAYIWNRTKEQVETVRARFVALATGGASKVYQYTSNPDVSSGDGIAMAWRAGCRVANMEFNQFHPTTLFHPDDRNFLLTEALRGEGALLKRPDGSRFMPEFDSRAELAPRDIVARAIDYEMKRLGADCMFLDISHKPADFVRKHFPTIYERCLKLGIDITQQAIPVVPAAHYTCGGVMSDRFGQTDIPGLYAIGEVSYTGLHGANRMASNSILECIVFAQSAAKDIQAHLPMSSMPPSLPAWDESQVSNSDEEVVIQHNWHELRLFMWDYVGIVRTNKRLERAKRRIDLLKQEVHEYYANFRVSNNLLELRNLLQVAELIVRSAMARKESRGLHYNLDYPEQQDNPAPTILIPGDY
- the rpoE gene encoding RNA polymerase sigma factor RpoE codes for the protein MSDIEIDQQLVERVQKGDKQAFNLLVTKYQRKIMNLVSRYVSNPGDTADVVQEVFISAYRFLPSFRNDSAFYTWLYRIAVNTAKNYLVSNGRRPPGMDVDIADAEQYDSGDALRDIATPERLLSSEQVRQTVINALQSLPEDLRTVITLREIEGLSYEEIAEVIDCPVGTVRSRIFRAREVIDNRLKAVLQGID
- a CDS encoding sigma-E factor negative regulatory protein; its protein translation is MTTSKEHVSALMDNQLQSEQTLNALLNDPSTFETWERYHLIGDALRDELPNQLDLMLSQRIADALEQETMIVKPERHLFAVVKPNVKRFVQVAGQYAIAASVALAVLVGINQQHDNLAGIKQGPVLNTVPIGGSATPVSVNYNPEHVHALPSSSVMTEQQLQAERQRIARYIQDHQLQQRLSPIER